From a single Thermoplasmata archaeon genomic region:
- the purD gene encoding phosphoribosylamine--glycine ligase has protein sequence MKVLAVGGGGREHAAVEALYRSGAEIYSVMKNANPGIIARSKKHLLCSEKDLDKVCAFAKENGVELAYIGPEAPLEVGIVDALEAIGVKCAAPTKAAARIETSKTFMRELVDKYKIEGNLGFAHFDNAKDAEAYLKTIDHEIVVKPVGLTGGKGVKVQGEHLHNMQETMEYINEIFDANIGGAGVILEEKAVGEEFTQMAFVDGKKIVPMPLVQDHKRAYEGDVGPNTGGMGSYSDNDHLLPFITASERQAAIEIIQSVIDAMAKEGCPYRGPIYGQFMLTVNGPKIIEFNARFGDPEAMNVLTALESSFQDICWQMATGTLRDDVKFFNKATVCKYIVPKGYGVKSESGHEITVDEEGVKNSGAVIYYANVDQKDGKLVTGTSRSIGVVGIGKDIEEAEQNCEKAVQYIKCDAIFMRHDIGTRALVQKRVDHMKELRSA, from the coding sequence ATGAAGGTATTGGCAGTAGGCGGAGGCGGAAGGGAACATGCGGCAGTGGAAGCACTGTACAGATCTGGAGCGGAGATATACTCTGTCATGAAGAATGCGAATCCCGGAATAATCGCGAGATCGAAGAAGCACCTGCTCTGCAGCGAGAAGGACCTGGACAAGGTCTGTGCTTTCGCCAAGGAGAACGGTGTCGAGCTCGCCTACATCGGACCGGAGGCACCGTTGGAAGTTGGGATCGTCGATGCTCTCGAGGCAATCGGCGTGAAATGCGCAGCACCCACGAAAGCGGCCGCAAGGATAGAGACCTCCAAGACATTCATGAGGGAACTCGTGGACAAGTACAAGATCGAGGGCAACCTGGGATTCGCCCACTTCGACAACGCAAAGGATGCCGAGGCATACCTGAAGACCATCGACCACGAGATCGTTGTCAAACCCGTAGGACTCACAGGCGGTAAAGGGGTCAAGGTCCAGGGAGAGCACCTGCACAACATGCAGGAGACCATGGAATACATCAACGAGATCTTCGATGCGAACATCGGAGGAGCCGGTGTCATCCTCGAGGAGAAGGCCGTCGGTGAGGAGTTCACGCAGATGGCATTCGTCGACGGTAAAAAGATCGTCCCCATGCCCCTCGTGCAGGACCACAAGAGGGCCTACGAAGGCGATGTAGGGCCGAACACCGGAGGAATGGGCTCCTACAGCGACAACGACCATCTCCTACCCTTCATAACGGCTTCCGAAAGGCAGGCTGCCATCGAGATCATCCAATCCGTCATCGATGCGATGGCAAAGGAGGGATGCCCCTACCGCGGACCCATCTACGGACAGTTCATGCTCACCGTGAACGGACCGAAGATCATCGAGTTCAACGCAAGGTTCGGAGACCCCGAGGCGATGAACGTCCTCACCGCTTTGGAGTCCAGCTTCCAGGACATATGCTGGCAGATGGCAACTGGAACACTGAGAGACGATGTGAAGTTCTTCAACAAGGCGACCGTCTGCAAGTACATCGTACCCAAGGGATACGGGGTGAAATCCGAATCCGGACACGAGATCACGGTTGACGAGGAAGGAGTGAAGAATTCCGGTGCAGTGATCTACTACGCCAACGTGGACCAGAAGGACGGTAAGCTCGTCACAGGAACATCCAGGTCCATCGGGGTAGTCGGTATCGGAAAGGACATAGAGGAGGCCGAGCAGAACTGCGAGAAGGCGGTACAGTACATCAAGTGCGATGCCATCTTCATGCGTCACGATATCGGCACCAGGGCCCTCGTCCAGAAGAGGGTCGACCATATGAAGGAACTCCGTTCGGCATGA
- the hypB gene encoding hydrogenase nickel incorporation protein HypB, which produces MHIVQPGMEIDVLKENAKLAHENYRKLKEHKIRSVDFMGSIGAGKTALIIKLAEKLRAKGVRVCAIAGDVTGVDDYTRFEKSGLKAFNCNTKKECHLDAHLVRHTLDEINLDDYDVVFIENVGNLVCPADFPLGTDYRVVVISTTEGDDMVRKHHDIFLHSDIAILNKMDICDAVGVDPDVIASDYNKLTGGLKNIYKCSVRKDEGLDEILAALNL; this is translated from the coding sequence ATGCACATAGTCCAGCCCGGAATGGAGATTGACGTTCTGAAAGAGAACGCCAAACTGGCCCACGAAAATTATCGCAAGCTCAAGGAGCACAAGATCAGATCCGTCGATTTCATGGGATCGATAGGTGCGGGAAAGACCGCCCTCATCATCAAATTGGCCGAGAAACTCAGGGCGAAGGGTGTCCGCGTATGCGCCATAGCGGGAGACGTCACCGGAGTGGATGACTACACTAGGTTCGAGAAATCCGGACTGAAGGCATTCAACTGCAACACCAAGAAGGAATGCCACCTGGACGCCCATCTGGTCAGGCACACTCTGGATGAGATAAATCTGGACGACTATGATGTGGTCTTCATCGAGAACGTGGGCAACCTCGTATGCCCGGCTGACTTCCCCCTGGGAACGGATTACAGAGTTGTGGTCATCTCCACCACGGAGGGCGACGACATGGTCAGGAAGCATCACGACATCTTCCTCCATTCGGACATCGCCATCCTCAACAAGATGGACATATGCGATGCGGTCGGTGTGGACCCCGATGTCATCGCAAGCGACTACAACAAGCTCACGGGCGGGCTGAAGAACATCTACAAATGCAGCGTCAGGAAGGACGAGGGTCTGGACGAGATCCTGGCAGCTTTGAATCTCTGA
- the gatD gene encoding Glu-tRNA(Gln) amidotransferase subunit GatD has translation MYSDSLSKQLEALGAVEGSKLSVTKDGRNSVGTLMPHHEFSAPDVLIIKVKSGYNVGIRITPETKIEVLEKPVERVRKETPVEFQKGLPKLVLIGTGGTIASYVDYRTGAVHPALSTSDMVNAVPEIREIANVDATVLFSIFSENMDVDHWQQLADEVKKQIDNGADGIIIPHGTDTMGYTAAALSFMLGDVPKPVVLVGAQRSSDRPSSDASSNLMACARFCVKGKKSGVYVIMHDTSGDDSFAVHIGTRVRKMHTSRRDAFHSINVLPVAHIDKDGKIDMHIEGHDVTSGEVTVKNAMEKSCVLLQYYPGMDPALFEDIFMKSKGIVIAGSGLGHVNSNMVPLLKKACDNGTVIVMTSQCLNGRTNLNVYNTGRDMLSAGVITVWDMLPETAYVKLMWALANTSSPEEAKKVMMTPLAGEMSDRRTIDV, from the coding sequence ATGTACTCAGATTCGCTTTCAAAGCAGCTGGAAGCCCTCGGCGCAGTCGAGGGGTCCAAGTTATCCGTCACCAAGGATGGCAGGAACTCCGTGGGAACACTGATGCCCCACCACGAGTTCAGCGCACCCGACGTACTGATCATCAAGGTCAAGAGCGGATACAACGTCGGTATCAGGATCACACCCGAGACCAAGATCGAAGTCCTTGAGAAGCCCGTGGAGAGGGTCAGGAAGGAGACTCCAGTGGAATTCCAGAAGGGACTCCCCAAGCTTGTGCTCATCGGTACCGGAGGAACTATCGCATCCTATGTGGATTACAGGACCGGAGCGGTTCACCCCGCATTGTCCACATCGGACATGGTCAACGCGGTCCCCGAGATCAGGGAGATCGCCAATGTGGATGCGACCGTTCTCTTCTCCATATTCTCGGAGAACATGGATGTCGACCACTGGCAGCAGCTGGCCGACGAGGTCAAGAAGCAGATCGACAACGGAGCCGACGGTATAATCATCCCCCACGGAACTGATACCATGGGATACACCGCTGCCGCACTGTCGTTCATGCTCGGAGATGTTCCGAAACCGGTCGTATTGGTCGGTGCGCAGAGATCGTCCGACCGTCCCTCCTCAGATGCATCCAGCAATCTGATGGCATGCGCCAGGTTCTGCGTCAAGGGAAAGAAGTCCGGAGTATACGTCATCATGCATGACACCTCCGGAGATGATTCCTTCGCAGTCCACATCGGTACAAGGGTAAGGAAGATGCACACCTCCAGGCGTGATGCATTCCACTCCATCAACGTGCTGCCCGTCGCACACATAGACAAGGACGGGAAGATAGACATGCATATCGAGGGTCACGATGTGACCTCCGGAGAGGTCACGGTGAAGAACGCCATGGAGAAGTCATGCGTTCTGCTCCAGTACTATCCTGGTATGGATCCCGCGCTGTTCGAGGACATCTTCATGAAGTCCAAAGGGATTGTCATAGCCGGTTCCGGATTGGGACACGTGAACTCCAACATGGTCCCTCTTCTGAAGAAGGCATGCGACAACGGAACGGTCATAGTCATGACCTCCCAGTGCCTCAACGGAAGGACGAACCTGAACGTCTACAACACCGGAAGGGACATGCTTTCAGCAGGAGTGATTACGGTTTGGGATATGCTCCCCGAGACCGCCTACGTGAAACTCATGTGGGCTCTGGCCAACACTTCTTCTCCCGAAGAGGCGAAGAAAGTCATGATGACGCCTCTTGCAGGCGAGATGAGCGACAGGAGGACCATCGATGTCTGA
- the truA gene encoding tRNA pseudouridine(38-40) synthase TruA produces MKRVVVKIAYLGEGFNGSQIQPTGRTVESEVLNKLMLVTKLTPGELDLKFSSRTDRGVNALGNAISFNSMFTNNSTLLRALNAVGGDIFFRSVCDVPDDFNVRFATSRVYRYILPAEGLDIDLALECAEIFLGEHDFARFCKPDNKPTVANVERIDIDVRGDIMILEFEARFFLWNMIRRIVGAIASVAGGIHDLDDVHRALDDLQEINFGVARPDALTLLDVNYDWLSFEEVDKSLFEERKTEESFVQDLRRTFFESL; encoded by the coding sequence ATGAAGAGGGTCGTCGTCAAGATCGCCTACCTGGGCGAGGGTTTCAACGGTTCGCAGATACAGCCCACCGGAAGGACTGTTGAGTCGGAAGTCCTGAACAAGCTCATGCTTGTGACCAAGCTGACACCTGGAGAACTCGATCTGAAATTCTCGAGCCGCACAGACAGGGGAGTGAACGCACTCGGCAACGCGATTAGCTTCAACTCTATGTTCACCAACAATTCCACCCTGCTCAGAGCCCTTAACGCTGTGGGCGGGGACATCTTCTTCAGATCCGTCTGCGACGTACCCGATGATTTCAACGTACGCTTCGCAACTAGTAGGGTGTACAGATACATTCTCCCCGCCGAAGGCCTTGACATAGACCTCGCACTGGAATGCGCAGAGATATTCCTGGGAGAGCACGATTTCGCCAGGTTCTGCAAGCCCGATAACAAGCCTACGGTGGCGAATGTGGAAAGGATCGACATAGACGTGCGCGGGGACATCATGATCCTGGAATTCGAAGCACGCTTCTTCCTATGGAATATGATCCGCAGGATAGTGGGCGCCATCGCTTCAGTAGCCGGGGGAATACATGACCTTGATGACGTCCACAGAGCTTTGGATGACCTCCAGGAGATAAACTTCGGTGTGGCAAGACCAGATGCACTCACGCTGTTGGATGTAAACTATGATTGGCTTTCATTCGAAGAGGTCGACAAATCGTTGTTTGAGGAGAGGAAAACAGAGGAATCCTTCGTTCAGGACCTCCGCAGAACATTCTTCGAATCGTTATGA